TGAAGACTGTGGAAGCATAACAGGGCTTTTTGAAAGTGTATGGGACACAGTGCTGGCTCCCTCGGATTCTTTGATTGGTGTTGTATTTCATTCTACCACAGTCAATCTCCAGCTCAACCTTATTACACCACTTAATGATGAGGGCCTTACTCAAAACCACTTAAGCTTCTCCAGCTTTTTCTGTAGCCCTGTAGTTTCCTTGAAGAACAAACAATAGACATATTTGTGGTCAGCAAGTTATAGAGGGAGATTTATTACAGCATCTCATTTGGAGCTCATTAGATGGGGATCTTCTCATCGACTTCAGTAGCCTTTCCAGTAGGTCTGTAGCATCTATCGCTCTTTCTTAGTCTGGTTTTCATGGGAAAATTACTTCTTTGTCCACAACTGTAGTGAGGTGCTAGACGTGTATTTGTCTAAGggactgcagagaaaaaaaagtttaattcattcttttatttctttcttcagctgTTAATGTAGATCAGAACTCCTATGGTATGCAGATGCCTGGATACCCTAAAGCCCTCAGCTATCCCAAACCCAGTCTCCTGACTGATGTCTGTCAGGCTTCCACAGGACCGAGTCTCCTCAATCCGGAACAAGAGTTTTCATTGTTCCCTAAAACCCAAGCAGATGCTGTTGGTGTGAACTACTGTGCAGTAAATCAAGAGTTCCCAAGAAGCAATCTGAACTTGCTGATAGATAATTCTGGTGAGTCATTATCTGCACGATAGCCGTGGGTTCAAGGCTGTATTTCGTatgtcttttcctcctttgcgTAACTTGTATATACAAGCTAGAttaagggggagaaaaaaaacccagccaaccaacacttttctcttttatttttttgctctaTAAAGGTAAGCTCAGAGAACATGAATCTAGTGACAGCGGTGCAGAAAGTTACGAAAGCTCAGATTCGATGCTACAGTCCTGGAACAGCCAGTCGTCATTAGTGGATTTACAGCGTGTGCCATCCTATGAGAGTTTTGAAGATGACTGTAGCCAGTCCTTGTGTCTGAGCAAACCTACAATGTCTTTCAAAGACTATATTCAAGAACGAAGTGATCCTGTAGAGCAAGGGAAACCAGTTATACCAGCAGCAATTCTAGCTGGCTTTACTGGTAAGTAGTGAAGCAAAACGGTCACTCCTCTTCTTGTGTAACATCAATATTCTCTATAAATGTGTGTGTACTCTGGTGATAAAGTTGTGTAGTTGTAAAGTATGCCTTACAACTTAGAGACCACTACTTATGAGGAGTTCCAATTTTAAATATTACTAAAGAAAGCCTCATAGGACTATCCATCCAAAGGAAGAATAGGCAGGTACATCAGAAcatgaaaaagagggaaaagagggaaactTGGACAGAATGTTCCACACTTGTGAGTTTCCACAGGCATAGCCTTGCCTATTAAGACTTTCTTGATGAAATTGTTTTTTCTACTAGAACATTTGCTAAGCCAGGGCCTGCAGGACAGGTTCAAGAGCTTGAAATGCAGCTGATGGGAGGTGGGAATGAGGGGTAAGGGATACACATGAAAGGGAAAGACGTAGCTTGTGTCAAATCCTGAGTTTCCATGGGAAAGCTGACTTGTTTCAATTTTAACATGTTTATGAGCAGATTTGTGTTATAGAGGAGAACCCTAGGTTTCTTTCTGATAGTAAAATGGAGTAATGGCAAGATCTGTCCTGTGATATGCGCATGATCACATACGTTGGTTGTGGTGAGAGCTTGCAGAGGTATTAATTGTGGTTTCTGCCTGCCCCCTCTCTCTCAACAGGCAGTGGACCTATACAGCTATGGCAATTCCTTCTGGAGTTACTGACTGACAAGTCCTGTCAGTCATTCATTAGTTGGACTGGAGACGGATGGGAGTTTAAACTTGCTGACCCAGATGAGGTATGTGGCTGATTGCGATGAACAAAAAGATTTAGGGTCTGGTCTGCCATCTGTGGGCCTGGTCTTGAATGTAAAGCATTTACACGATCAGACACTTACTGAAATCTCATCATCTGCAAATGCTTTATTGTACAGTCAGGATTGCTCTGGGAtgttcccccctctcctcccacccaggGATATCACCATTTGCTTGTAGTTAGGAGAACACATTGTATAGCTTGAAACTTAAAGGTAGTGTACAAAGTTATTTCTCTTGACAGTGTAATACTGCAGGTTAGCTTACTGAAGGTAGTTGAGTCAATGATGCCTGGGATTGCATGAAGGCGTAGGGAAATGCGCTCCACGTATTGCCATTCTGTTAGATACACAGTAAATATGGTAGTGCAGCTTTTAAAACGCTTTGGGAACTGACGGCTTTAGTcattgaaaaataaagagaatgcatttgcattcattttctgaaacttttacCAGTAGGAAAGTTACTGTGTTAAGAGACATGATATGAAGTCCACTGaagcctttatttaaaaaaaaaaaaaaaaggggggggtggaaatcaTTAACTGAAGGAACTTCGTGTAATTCAACTTCCATTTAAAGAGCTGTCCCATACTGCTCAATAGCAAATTAATGCTTAAATGGTCTCACCTTGAGAGAGGAGACTATATCTTCCATAAACCTCATCTCCTTAAACACGTTTTGGCCCACTCACTACAAATAGATATCCTTTTCGCTGATGTGTGCTATCCGCCAGTTTCTCCTGCTGCTGATAATTGTTTCAGAGCATGTTCAGCTGAGGGGTCAGGCACCAGCTCTCCTCTTACCTGAATTTGAGACattcaaagcaaataaaatgttcagACAGAGGTTTAATAACTGTGTTTATCAACCACCGACTAGAAGAACGCGACTTGAATAAACCCTTTgcgttttgctttctttttgggCTGACAGGTGGCacggaggtggggaaggaggaaaaacaagcccaaaatgaaCTATGAGAAGCTCAGCCGAGGCCTGCGCTACTACTACGACAAGAACATCATCCACAAGACTTCAGGGAAACGCTACGTGTATCGCTTCGTCTGCGACCTGCAGAACCTGCTGGGGTACACGGCGGAGGAGCTGCATGCcatgctgggggtgcagcccgaCACGGAGGACTGAGCCCGGTGAGGTGGTGCTGCAGGGGCCGAGCTCACGCGGTTGGGACTGTGCCCGGGAACCGTCTGCTGTCCGTTCTTCTGGCTCTTCGGACAGTGTTGGGAAATAAGGACCTTAAgcgatacttttttttttttttgtaaccggGGAGAGCTGGAAGGAAGTGGCCTTATTTCATCAGTGGCGTTGGGTGTTGACGTGTCAGGCACTTGGGCGGCATGGAAGTCGGTACAGACCCTAGCTCCATCATGGAGACATGGAAATGCTCTCGGGTTAAGCATTTCGACTACCTGTGTTGCCGTATAAAGCATTCTGGCTACTTACACTGCCATATAATAATGGGTTGGCTTTAAAACCAAAGGTTGGATGAGAAACCAGTGATGCAGCAGAAGTATTGCTCAGACATTTTAAAGCACCATCATCCTTGCTTACATCTTGTAtcatgcaatttatttaaaaataaagaactaatttattttaaatgagcaGTAAGGAGAATCTATATTAGTCTTGTTCGAAAGCAAGTTTTCTTATCGTTATTACTACGCCAGAAATGTGCTGCATAGGTACCTAAACACTCTGTGTCCAAACCCAGATGTAGCaaccattaacaaaaaaaaaaaggaccctttaaagaagggaaggaaaatcaTACCATTTCAATATTCAGTTTGTatatattctgtgattctttttgaAACTTTGTAATGTTCCTATTTAACAGATGCTGTATAGTGTAAATTAAACTAATTGTATGTGTGTTTTGAAATAGGATGAATGTAAACTTAtcaaatggggttttttttatatttgtctagGATATACAACCTTCTGCAAATATTTGATTGGCCTGAGAGACAACATAAGTGCTCAGTATGCATGCATATGGTATGCCTATGATatgaaatggggggggggggcggggcgggcgggcgggagggagggctgaCTCAGTATTTTGCCAAGATTGAAGCTGGCAATTCTTTGTCCATTTTGGCATTTTTACAAGAAACTAATGTTATATTCTGGGACATAAAGGGCCTGTTTGTGGTTTCTTCtgtaactgaaaatgaaaatattaatatggataaaattacctttttttcctttataaatggCATATGTTTTTCAACCTCTATGcatgtccttttaaaaaacaatttatataCAAGCCTTATTTTTTCAGTTGACTTGtctcttcttcctgcagtttATCCTGTATGATTAAAATATGAATTCTATTTTTGGAAATAACTGTGACTCCTTTTCAAAGATCAGGAGAGATTTATGTAGCAGCtatttttactgcaaaaaaaaaaaaaaggaaaaaattcactGGAAAAATGTACTTTgtaagaaagctttattttttatctgaGCTTGATGTACATTTAAATGTGTTGTACAGTGTGAGAGGTTTAAAAATATGAGTCTTTATTAAAACCTCTTGAACAAGAAAATAGTGTGTGtgcttttttaatttggaaaatttcaGAGGCATTCCTTTCTTGTTTACTTGTTGATTCAGCCCTTGTCCATCCTACCATCCCGTAACCATGCACAGGCTCATGGTCAACCAACCTATGTGTATGTAACCACGCTGTGTTTAGATATAAATTCAAATTAATGCCTTTGTGCTGTGCCTCGGAGAGAAAACTACCCGTTCTGCACTGTGGTGTGAATCTATATGTAAACTGATGGATAAATACATGGAAGAACAGAAGCATGTTAAGACTATTTATGCTTAAACTGTTCCTGGTCCAGTCCTGTACAAAGGAAGCCTCCTGTCCTAGCTATCTTTAGCTTATAGTCATCTCTATGCTTCCACCtatcagaaaacaggaaataagGAAACATTTGCTCTTAAGCACATATCTTGAAAGTAGAAAATGTAgttcttattaaaagaaaaaaaaggtggcttCTTGTCTAGAAGGCCACATCTTGGTATTGCTTTCATTGTTGCTTTCGTTCACCCTGGTTTGGCAGCATGgtaaaaaattggagaaaaaggagggtttttttgggggaatgTGCCTTTCTGAATGGGTGGAGCTGAAAGGATAGGCATGCATCTTGCGGCATGGCCCTGGTCTTCTCCCAACATTTGCAGACACACTCCTTCCACCTTACttttcacagaattgtagggcttggaagggaccttcagagatcatctagtccaacccctctgtgagagcaggttcatctagagcaggttggacaggaatgcatccaagTGGATCTTGAGTATctacagagaaggagactccaccacctgcctgggcagcctgttccagtgctctgccaccctcaaagtaaagaagtttttcctcatgttgagatggaacttcctgtgttccagcttctgtccattgccccttgtcctgtcactgggcaccactgagaagagcctgaccctaTCCTCTTGAGagctgccctttagatatttataagcattgatgagatcccctctcagccttctcttctccagactgaccAGATcgaggtctctcagcctttcctcaaaagagaggtgctccattacCTTGATCATCTTTATAGATCCTCTATAGATCCTATAGTCCACCAGatcctctgctggactctctccagtagttctcTGTCCtgcttgaactggggagcccagaactagatgcagtactccagatgtggcctcaccagggcagagtagaggcaGAGGATAACCTCCCTCAAACTGCTGGCCACGATCTTTTTAaggcaccccaggagaccattggccttcttggccacaagggcactttGCTGcttcatggtcaacttgttgtccaccaagaGTCCtaggtctttttccacagaactgctctccagcaggtcagcccctaacctgtactgggacatggagttattcctccccaggtgcagcaccctacacttgcccttattgaatgtcattaggttcttctcctctcaactctccagcctgcccaggtctcgctggatggtggcacagccttctggtgtgtcagccactcctcccagttttgtatcatcagcaaacttgctgagggtacactctgtcccctcatccaggtcgttaatgaatatattgaacaagaccggacccagtactgacccttgggGAATGCCGCTAGTAACAGGCCTCCAACTAGGCTCtgcgccgctgatcacaaccctctgagctctgccattcagccagttcctaatccacctcactgtccactcatgtAACCCACACTTTCTTTCATCGTCCCTGTGAAGGAAAAGAAGCCTCCCACATCCTTCCTCTTTTCATGTCAGCCACTGCTGCAGGCCTAGGTGCATCTCAGGGGGTGCTGACCCATAGACTGGTCTCACACTAATGGTGAACATGATGTAAGGGCATAACGAGAGCTGCGACCCCCTGAGCTGAGCCAGAActtggcagaaagaaaaaaataaatcaacaagcTTTTCTGGGCTTCGGGTAACACTCTAAAAAAGGTAATGCTGCATTTTACCAACTTCAATGACCTGCCTTTGAGCTGTGATCCTAATGAGGGGAGATGCCTTATTTTGCAGGAAATAATGTATGGTCTGTCACGattaatgtgttttttcctcGGGTTTCTTTCTTATGCCTTCGCTGCAGAGCCCTAATCATCCTCTCAATCTGTACAAGtttcattttcaatttattttccctGAACACAGAACTGTTTCTTCATTTAAACCGAAAGGTTAGTTGCCTCTTGTGTGCATAGTCAGTGTTGACTTCAGCCTGGAGACTCAAGGGAAGTTGTTTCGTTTCTCCCCTGGTAGAAGAAGAAATTTCATGATAGCAGAAGCAATGGAGCACCCCGATACACACAACCCACGCTAGTGTGTCTTCCAGAAGCAAAACCTGGTATCTTACACTGAATCAGATCAATGCAACAGTCCAAGCTGTAAGCCAATGTGATCCAGAAGACAATTATTAAAGGATATTTTGTGTCAGCGCACACAGAAAACACCACTCTGTTTTCTCAGCCACCCAGGATCAAAGAAGCTGTTGAAAGCATTCTGGCTAAATTCTTCACCTTCTTCAGGACATGCCTCCCTGCCCTTCCAGCTGCCAGCTTTCCTCATGAGACAGCAGTCAAAATAAAGTCCTGCAGTTGGCACCTACCCATGGTTGGCATGTCACCTCTAATAACAAAATTCAACTCCAAAGCCTTCTTTGCTCCTAAGTAAAACAACACCTCCAGGTTGGGAAAGCTGTGAGCCACAAGCACTCGATGTCCAGGGCGCTATTCTGGAAAACATCTGTCTGCTGCACCCTAGTCTTACACTCGCCTTAGGCCTCAGCTGCCAACCACCATCAGGTACAGTTACAAACATGAGAAATGGGGCAGATGATGGTTCACTTTTCCCAGTACTGTATCTCCACCAGTGGGAGGAGGATTGAGTAAACCTAACCACTCTCTGCTGGACCATTCCCTATGTgatcccccagcagcccccacagtGTTCAGCCTGTTGAAGGGGACACCCTGGCCCTTTCTTTTACTACTGACTTAAGGACTTCTTGCCTAGTCTGACCTATAAGGAGGCCCCTTGGCCACTCTCTACTGACTTGTCCTCAAGCGTCGGAGACCAGCACCTCACCCAGGGTCTGAGGTAAGGGTACACCAAGGTTTtgctcagcagcaaaacaaagctgtCTTCTCAGTGCCCTTCCTTACATTTTTGGTGCTTTTTGTCAGTCACTGCACGTTGAGCTGATGATTTCAGAGAGCTGTCAGTGATGACTCTGAGACCCATTTCCTGGTAACTACCACTTCCGAGTTTCACATCACATACACcctgtttgggttatttttccttGGGTGTATTACTTTAACCTACACTGATGCTCATCTGCCACCTTTTTATCAACTCACACCATGTTGTGAGGTCCCTGTGGAGTTCATCACCAGCACTGTGGCATTTGACTGCTCAAACTACTTAGTATCATCTGAAAACCTGGAGGTTTCACTGTCCTCTCATCAGCTTGGCCTTTCTGGCCCTGGTCAGAGCCAAGGTGGTTGTTTTCACACTAAGGACCAAGAGGGCTGCTGCAGGATTCAGCCCTTCTTCTGTTTCAGATCCCAGCTCTTCCACAGGTTTCTGGGTGGGCCCAGGTAAAACACTTCAAGACCGAGCCTCTCTGACAGGGCTGCTGCTATTCTAGTACAGAACTCATTCGTTCACCCTTATGCATACAACTAGCAACACCAAGGTGGTGTTCTGCTGAATCTTGGGCTTTGTGAATTTTGGGCTTTGCCTCTCCACGAGTAAGTTGTGGGCCAGCACTCTGGTGATGCAGGACCACATTTGGCAATGAACAAGATCAGCAGCAGCTTGTACAATATGGAAACACAGAATTTGGCCCTCAAGAGGGTTCAGTAAAGCACTCTGAGATTATGGTACTCTCTAAATGTCAACCAGACACTGGAACATCTTGTATTTTTGCTAAAAAAGCCTCCTGGAATTGTAATGGAAGCAAGAATTAAAAACCAATTTACATGTTCACAGCACTAGTGGGAAGCCTTTTTGATGCCCTCTCCAACGATGGTCCACATTTTGACATAGAAAAGAAGCGCCAGATCTCGGCCATCGCAGTTTATCTTGTGTCtcatgtttctctctttctctgtgtgAAGCGGAGCACTAGTTGAACGGCCTGTGGTCACACAGCCATGTGACTGCAGCCGCGCTTCATATGCTAGACATGTGAATGCTCAAAACGCTAGAGAGAGAATAATAGGCGTCCCTGTAagcaagaagaatgaaaaaatcagCCCAGGGTGCACGATCTTTGAGAGAGATATCTAGTATCTAATTTGCAATGTGTGCCATGTGATGTGTAGTCTGGAACCACGCGACACAGGaagttactaaaaataaataaaataggttGGCCAGTGACGGCATAATTTGCTCTGTGCAAATTGAGATTTTCAAGCAATAAGTCTCGTTTATGAGTTTTAAGATAATCCTGTGGTTCGGGAAGAAGCATCAGATCTcgccatttttcttccttctgcctctaCCTCTCTTTGCATTTACAATGACATAAATGATGAGCTTAACAAAACGTAATGACTAACAAGTCTAACAAGTATAACAAAATCTCTGCACGTGCAAAAGTGTATGTTCTTTGGAAGATATTTTTCCCAGATGCTCTCTAGATAGCTAGCAAGATGGCGCAAACTCCCATACAGAAGGTTTTCCGTGATTTTCTGCATCATGACCTAAAATGAGAGAGCAAATGCCAAAGTCCTGATACAATTCCTCTGAAGCCTGCATATCCAAAAACTATTTGTTCACGATTTTCTTTCACTGCGAGCAGAATCACAAAGGAAAACAGGTTTGTCTATGTATAACTTAACCTTCAGTGCTTGGGCTGTGGAGGGAAACCCAGCGCCCAGAGGCAGGTGGGCGAGCTGAGCCGAAAGCGTGTGGTTTGGGAACAGAGGGTGCCATCACACCGAGTGGTGACTCCCTCCCAGGCCACCACCGCTGTGTATCAGGGCTGGCTAACTCCGGTCTCCCAGCCTCAGCCCaggtacacacacatacacaaaagcaacacacacaGGGGCCAAAACATGCAATCCGTCTGGAAAGCCGGTGGCCATAatcttcctttctggaaaaaCGGGGTTGGGCTCACCCTCTGAAGCATGGACAAGGGGGACGGTGGTGGAGCGATGGCGCCCACTCTGCTTCATGTACAACTTGCTAACCTGTGTGGTGAGGTCTGGGGTGGGATCGCTCTGCCACAGGAGGGTTTCCAGCTCCCATCTCTCACCTTCGCCCTCTGACTGAAgtgcagaaaaggaggaaagtctTTTCCATCAAAAGGTCGCAGGTTAAAACTCAGTCTTAGGTGCAGAGACCAGAATTCCCCCTCTCCTTCAGCTGGATGCCTGATTATTAGGCTAAAGAGACCTGTTCCCACTTGCGCTGCCTGTCTTTGACCTGATGAATCTTGAATCAaccttctttttttcactttctttttttttctttctttttttttttttttccccctgacagaAGGCAAAGAGCAATCTAGCAGATGCAGTTCTTCCATTTAGCTTCCTCCCATTCACAGGGAGTTTTCGTTCTCTTACAAGGTGCTATTTGCCCCGCGGAGGAAGAGGAGCTATTCCAAAAGAAATATAATTCCTCCTACAAGCCTTTGAACAGACctgtttgttcaggttttttttccgcCATCTCGAGTGCCAGCCTCTGGGAGATGCCAAGAACCCACGTCTCTTGCTGAAGACAGGACCTGGTCCCAAACCCCCCCGTCTCGCTTGATGCccaccccacagccagccccagctcGAGcgactgctgctgctggtgagccGGCGAGGACAGTTTCTGCATAAGGATGAACTGGTTTTGAACAGTTTCCCCAATGTCCTAGGCACAACACTCCTTCCTCATCAGGACTCTACGTCTGCTGGCTTCccaacttttgtttttttcttcttttaaacaaatataGGCATTGTTACTTATGCAGAGAAAATTCCATTTGCTCCTAAAGGGGCTTTGCCAGGATCCGAAGGCTCAAGATGTATCTTTTCCACTGGCAGCGCCTTCCAGAATTCACAGatccctccttctctctttcataCTCATGAACGTTTTTCATTACACGTTTTTAAGCGATCTCTAAAATCCCCAGCTGTGGTCAAGTCCCCGTCCCATGACTTGTGCTTTGCGAGAGAAGGAGACTCCTACTAGCGAGGAGCACTGAGAGTCGCCAGTGAGGCCGGTCCCTGCGCAGTGCTCCCCGTTTCTCTGCCCATTCCAGCCTTAAGCACCTCAGAAATGGGGGATTTGTTATTTCCCTTGGAGGAGCCTTACGCAGACCTTACCTGTACTCAGTCAAATGCTGTTTGGTTTCATGGTGCCTTCTGCTAAGTCACAACCACCACACTTCTCCAGTGGGTCAGTACGGCTGGTTCTCAGTGGCGGTGTTGCTATTGCCTGTATGTTTACCAAGCCTGAAGACCACAGTCCAAAAAAACACTTGTCAGTGGTAACCCCAGCGCTTGGGCAATTTTGGCCATCGTTGCGTGACTTTACCCAGGTCAGCCGTGCGCAATGActcattcaaaaaaaaaccaTCAGTGGAGACCACAGAGGTCCATATATGTTCCATCTTCCTTTCCTAAATGAGCAAATCTTTCCACTAGCTGAAGCAAGATGTTTACCAGAAGCTGGAGCTCCGGTGGTGctgccag
Above is a window of Larus michahellis chromosome 1, bLarMic1.1, whole genome shotgun sequence DNA encoding:
- the ETS2 gene encoding protein C-ets-2 isoform X1, whose amino-acid sequence is MSDFGIRNMDQVAPVSNMYRGMLKRQPAFDTFDSSNSLFAGYFFSLNEDQTLQEVPTGFDSTSYESNNCELPLLTPCSKAVMSQALKDTFSGFTKEQCRLGIPNNPWLWTEQQVCQWLSWATNEFSLANVNFHQFLMSGQDLCNLGKERFLELAPDYVGDILWEHLEQMIKDSQEKTQDQYVENSHLTSVPPWVNNNSLTVNVDQNSYGMQMPGYPKALSYPKPSLLTDVCQASTGPSLLNPEQEFSLFPKTQADAVGVNYCAVNQEFPRSNLNLLIDNSGKLREHESSDSGAESYESSDSMLQSWNSQSSLVDLQRVPSYESFEDDCSQSLCLSKPTMSFKDYIQERSDPVEQGKPVIPAAILAGFTGSGPIQLWQFLLELLTDKSCQSFISWTGDGWEFKLADPDEVARRWGRRKNKPKMNYEKLSRGLRYYYDKNIIHKTSGKRYVYRFVCDLQNLLGYTAEELHAMLGVQPDTED
- the ETS2 gene encoding protein C-ets-2 isoform X2; the protein is MESSCFGSIRENQNPWLWTEQQVCQWLSWATNEFSLANVNFHQFLMSGQDLCNLGKERFLELAPDYVGDILWEHLEQMIKDSQEKTQDQYVENSHLTSVPPWVNNNSLTVNVDQNSYGMQMPGYPKALSYPKPSLLTDVCQASTGPSLLNPEQEFSLFPKTQADAVGVNYCAVNQEFPRSNLNLLIDNSGKLREHESSDSGAESYESSDSMLQSWNSQSSLVDLQRVPSYESFEDDCSQSLCLSKPTMSFKDYIQERSDPVEQGKPVIPAAILAGFTGSGPIQLWQFLLELLTDKSCQSFISWTGDGWEFKLADPDEVARRWGRRKNKPKMNYEKLSRGLRYYYDKNIIHKTSGKRYVYRFVCDLQNLLGYTAEELHAMLGVQPDTED